In Gimesia benthica, a single window of DNA contains:
- a CDS encoding DUF7133 domain-containing protein: protein MRLFTIRRAVRRTGNRFAILFLCLFVGAQTLVAQTKPADSFTGLKVPEGFRATLYADDDLAHDIYSMTVDSLGRVVVSGPGYVRILIDEDQDGVADSFKQFADGPASGAQGMYFLGRDLLCTGDAGLIRYRDQDGDDRADGKPDVFLRTRTGGEHNTHSIQKGPDGWWYLLLGNTTGINEKYITLENSPVKKPYAGTLMRLTPDLTKGEVRADGFRNAYDFTFSANGDVFTYDSDGERDISLPWYRPTRVFHVLPGSNAGWRSRSWKRPDTFLDMPPAVAAFHRGSPTGVSCYRHRSFPAEYQGALFVADWTFGRVHAIPLENYDGSYATEPTEFITGVGQFGFAPTDLAIGAEGALYVSVGGRGTRGSVFRIDYVGPVVAQKPNLADVEEAPVADSTETPAELDACLSAPQPLSSWSREAWLPLLKQLKPEDFYRAALDSSRPEDQRVRAIEIVTEQLGGFPDRIVERLILDQSERVRARLAWSLAYHDQPTRKTEWLNALLKDDSALVSRFALETLMQLGDQIDQSQCLDGLQQTLGATARYVRQTAARATATLNTEDFQILSERIGPDEGASLMTLGYATVIKQGGGVVPLAVRTGITVFEGDYQTDLRLDALRLIQLGLGDLGPPTKMAAVFDGYANGVDLSDHERHLDPIRIRLMQAFPSSHEILDHELARVLAMLAPYNPKLLDRILAKITDDTDPVTDIHYLIVAARIPSDRSREQSKKIASALVHIDEKLIRFKLPQDTNWDDRFRELYSQLVKIDADLPRQIVEQPDFGLPGHVLFLSQLPPQFLGKAIEAFERKIEASPDFQWNSDVIFVFGESTKPAHREMIRDLYDDFALQPAVLAVLAAQPEEQDRDKFIAGLESSQIEVLEACVKTLEKLSPPQQPEETVKLFATLRRLGHDKREKNLQARIIPLLQRWTGQQFGQVSDLADPEKARALVQAWEEWIAKTYPQVYQMVLQQGGEEAEKLNAVLSTVDWETGSKERGEALFRKRACIQCHGNRSALGPALTGVARRFSREDLFTAIVSPNRDVSPRYQTTIVGTVDGKVYTGLVVYRSVDGLTLRDSNNQTTRIEADEIDFENKKSTSLMPTGLLKDLTPQDLADLNAYLQSL, encoded by the coding sequence ATGCGGTTATTTACTATACGACGCGCCGTCAGACGAACTGGAAATCGATTTGCTATCTTGTTCCTCTGTCTGTTTGTTGGCGCACAAACTCTTGTTGCGCAGACAAAACCAGCCGATAGTTTCACAGGGCTTAAGGTTCCGGAAGGGTTCCGCGCGACGTTATATGCCGATGATGACCTGGCGCATGACATTTATTCCATGACCGTCGACTCCCTGGGCCGCGTTGTCGTTTCCGGACCCGGTTACGTACGCATCCTCATTGACGAAGACCAGGATGGCGTTGCCGATTCCTTCAAACAATTCGCTGACGGTCCTGCCAGTGGTGCCCAGGGCATGTATTTTCTGGGCCGCGATTTACTTTGCACGGGAGACGCTGGACTGATCCGCTATCGCGATCAGGATGGCGATGATCGAGCAGACGGCAAGCCGGATGTCTTTTTAAGAACCCGGACCGGTGGCGAACACAATACCCATTCGATTCAGAAAGGTCCCGATGGCTGGTGGTATCTGTTGCTCGGAAATACAACAGGTATCAATGAAAAATATATCACGCTCGAGAACTCTCCTGTCAAGAAACCTTATGCCGGCACCCTGATGCGGCTCACTCCCGATCTCACAAAAGGGGAAGTTCGAGCCGACGGTTTTCGTAATGCCTACGATTTCACTTTCTCGGCCAATGGTGATGTCTTTACTTATGACAGCGATGGTGAGCGGGATATTTCGCTGCCGTGGTACCGGCCTACGCGTGTCTTTCATGTACTCCCTGGTTCGAATGCCGGCTGGCGAAGCCGCAGCTGGAAACGACCTGATACATTTTTAGACATGCCACCCGCGGTTGCCGCTTTTCATCGTGGTTCACCAACCGGTGTCTCCTGCTATCGACATCGGAGTTTTCCGGCAGAGTATCAGGGAGCCCTGTTTGTGGCCGACTGGACCTTCGGCCGCGTGCATGCGATTCCACTGGAAAACTATGACGGAAGCTATGCCACTGAGCCGACCGAATTCATCACAGGAGTCGGGCAATTCGGCTTTGCTCCTACCGATCTGGCCATCGGCGCTGAGGGGGCACTCTATGTCAGTGTCGGCGGACGTGGTACTCGTGGCAGCGTGTTTCGCATCGACTATGTCGGTCCGGTGGTTGCTCAAAAGCCGAACCTTGCGGATGTTGAAGAGGCACCAGTCGCAGATTCCACAGAAACTCCTGCAGAACTCGACGCCTGTCTCTCGGCACCACAGCCTTTGAGCAGCTGGTCGCGGGAAGCCTGGCTCCCACTGCTCAAACAACTGAAGCCCGAAGACTTTTATCGGGCAGCCCTCGACAGCAGTCGTCCCGAGGATCAGCGTGTACGGGCGATTGAAATCGTAACCGAACAGCTGGGTGGTTTTCCGGACCGGATCGTCGAACGCCTGATTCTGGATCAATCGGAGCGGGTACGTGCCCGCCTGGCGTGGTCTCTTGCCTATCACGATCAACCAACACGCAAAACCGAGTGGCTGAATGCGTTGCTCAAAGATGATTCAGCCCTTGTATCCCGCTTCGCGCTGGAGACGCTGATGCAGCTGGGGGATCAGATCGATCAGAGCCAGTGCCTGGATGGTCTGCAACAGACATTGGGGGCTACGGCCCGATATGTACGTCAGACCGCAGCCCGAGCCACTGCGACATTGAACACTGAGGACTTTCAAATACTCTCCGAAAGGATTGGTCCTGATGAAGGTGCCTCGTTGATGACGCTCGGTTATGCGACGGTCATTAAGCAGGGTGGCGGTGTCGTTCCCCTGGCGGTCCGCACCGGGATCACGGTCTTTGAAGGAGATTACCAGACCGACCTGCGTCTGGATGCCTTGAGACTGATCCAGTTGGGGCTGGGAGATCTGGGCCCACCTACAAAAATGGCAGCGGTCTTTGACGGCTATGCGAACGGCGTCGATCTGAGTGATCACGAACGGCACCTCGACCCGATTCGCATCCGTCTGATGCAGGCCTTTCCCAGCAGTCATGAAATCCTGGATCATGAACTGGCACGGGTGCTGGCAATGCTTGCACCTTATAATCCGAAGCTGCTGGATCGCATCCTGGCGAAAATTACAGACGATACCGATCCGGTGACCGACATTCACTATCTGATTGTTGCGGCCCGCATTCCCAGTGACCGCAGTCGGGAACAGTCGAAGAAAATCGCCAGTGCCCTCGTGCACATCGATGAGAAACTGATCCGGTTCAAACTGCCCCAGGATACCAACTGGGATGACCGCTTCAGAGAACTCTACAGTCAACTGGTAAAGATCGACGCCGACCTTCCACGCCAGATTGTGGAACAGCCTGACTTTGGTCTGCCGGGGCATGTGCTGTTTCTCAGTCAACTGCCTCCCCAGTTTCTGGGCAAGGCCATTGAAGCTTTTGAACGTAAGATCGAAGCCTCCCCTGATTTTCAGTGGAACAGTGATGTGATTTTTGTGTTTGGCGAATCAACAAAGCCTGCACATCGGGAAATGATTCGTGATCTCTACGATGATTTTGCGCTGCAGCCAGCCGTGCTGGCAGTACTCGCGGCGCAACCCGAAGAGCAGGATCGGGATAAATTTATCGCGGGGCTCGAATCATCCCAGATAGAGGTGCTCGAAGCCTGTGTGAAGACGCTCGAAAAACTGTCCCCTCCACAACAGCCTGAAGAAACGGTAAAACTGTTTGCCACACTACGACGACTGGGGCATGACAAGCGGGAAAAAAATCTGCAGGCGCGGATCATTCCGTTACTGCAGCGTTGGACCGGGCAACAGTTTGGTCAGGTTTCGGATCTCGCCGACCCGGAAAAGGCTCGCGCCCTGGTTCAGGCCTGGGAGGAGTGGATTGCTAAAACGTACCCTCAGGTGTATCAGATGGTGTTGCAGCAGGGGGGAGAAGAGGCAGAAAAATTAAATGCGGTGCTGTCCACCGTCGACTGGGAGACCGGAAGCAAGGAGCGGGGCGAAGCGTTGTTCCGGAAGCGGGCCTGTATTCAGTGTCACGGAAACCGCAGTGCTCTGGGACCAGCTTTGACGGGAGTCGCCCGTCGTTTCTCTCGTGAGGATCTTTTCACCGCGATCGTTTC